A section of the Pseudomonas tritici genome encodes:
- a CDS encoding methyl-accepting chemotaxis protein: MNLKFSHKILLAASGVVVLAFALFTLYNDYLQRSTIKQNLESSIEQSGELTASSVQNWLSGRILVLESLTQNVAHQGGAADLPGLVDQPAFTSNFQFTYVGQTNGVFTQRPDAKMPDGYDPRQRPWYKQAVAADKPMLTPPYMAAVGGQIVTIAMPVKKNGELLGVVGGDLSLQTLVKIINSVDFGGIGHAFLVSGDGQVIVSPDQGQVMKNLKDIYPGTQLRIEKVSQEVVLNGQDRILSFTPISGLPGADWYIGLSIDKDKAYAALGKFRTSALIAMLIAVVAIAVLLSVLIQVLLRPLTTMGVAMQDIAQGEGDLTRRLAVTSKDEFGEVGSAFNQFVERIHASISEVSSATRQVHDLSQRVMASSNASIIGSDEQSARTNSVAAAINELGAATQEIARNAADASQHASGASEQADDGRKVVEQTILAMSALSQKISLSCTQIETLNASTDNIGHILDVIKGISQQTNLLALNAAIEAARAGEAGRGFAVVADEVRNLAHRTQESAEEIHKMITSLQVGSREAVTTMNASQASSEESVEVANQAGERLVSVTQRIVEIDGMNQSVAAATEEQTAVVETLNVDINQINLLNQQGVANLNETLKDCDALSQQANRLKQLVDSFKI; encoded by the coding sequence ATGAATCTCAAGTTCAGTCATAAAATTCTGTTGGCCGCGTCAGGCGTTGTGGTTCTGGCCTTCGCGTTATTTACCCTCTACAACGACTACCTGCAGCGCAGTACCATCAAGCAGAACCTAGAGTCGTCCATCGAGCAATCAGGTGAGCTCACCGCCAGCAGTGTGCAGAACTGGCTTAGCGGACGAATACTGGTGCTCGAAAGCCTCACGCAAAACGTCGCCCATCAAGGCGGTGCTGCCGACCTCCCTGGTCTGGTCGATCAACCGGCGTTCACCTCAAACTTCCAGTTCACCTATGTTGGCCAAACCAACGGCGTGTTTACGCAACGTCCGGACGCGAAAATGCCCGACGGCTACGACCCCCGTCAGCGCCCTTGGTACAAACAGGCAGTGGCTGCGGACAAGCCCATGCTTACACCACCGTATATGGCCGCAGTGGGTGGGCAGATCGTGACCATCGCGATGCCGGTGAAAAAGAACGGTGAATTGCTCGGCGTAGTCGGCGGTGACCTGAGCCTGCAGACCTTGGTGAAAATCATCAACTCGGTAGACTTCGGCGGCATCGGCCATGCGTTCCTAGTCAGCGGCGACGGCCAAGTCATCGTCAGTCCTGATCAAGGGCAGGTGATGAAAAACCTCAAAGACATCTACCCCGGCACTCAGTTACGCATCGAGAAGGTCAGTCAGGAGGTCGTTCTCAACGGCCAGGACCGCATCCTGTCATTTACCCCGATCAGCGGCTTGCCCGGCGCAGATTGGTATATCGGTCTGTCGATTGATAAAGACAAAGCCTACGCAGCATTGGGTAAGTTCCGTACTTCCGCGCTGATTGCCATGTTGATCGCCGTGGTTGCGATTGCCGTGCTCCTGAGTGTGCTCATCCAAGTGCTGCTGCGGCCTCTGACCACCATGGGGGTGGCGATGCAGGACATTGCGCAGGGCGAAGGTGACCTGACCCGTCGCCTGGCTGTCACCAGCAAGGACGAGTTCGGCGAAGTCGGCAGCGCGTTCAATCAATTCGTAGAACGCATCCACGCATCGATTTCGGAAGTGTCTTCGGCAACGCGCCAGGTGCACGACTTGTCCCAGCGTGTGATGGCCTCGTCCAATGCCTCTATCATCGGTTCCGACGAGCAAAGCGCGCGCACCAACAGCGTGGCCGCTGCGATCAACGAACTGGGCGCCGCCACCCAGGAAATCGCGCGTAACGCCGCCGATGCCTCGCAGCACGCCAGCGGAGCCAGTGAGCAGGCCGATGATGGGCGCAAAGTGGTGGAGCAAACCATCCTTGCAATGTCGGCACTGTCGCAGAAGATCAGCCTGTCCTGCACACAGATCGAAACCCTGAACGCCAGTACTGACAACATTGGTCACATCCTTGATGTGATCAAGGGGATTTCTCAGCAAACCAACCTGCTCGCACTCAACGCCGCCATTGAAGCGGCACGTGCCGGTGAGGCTGGTCGAGGTTTTGCGGTGGTCGCTGACGAGGTGCGCAACCTGGCTCACCGCACCCAGGAGTCCGCCGAAGAGATCCACAAAATGATCACCTCACTGCAAGTGGGCTCGCGTGAAGCGGTTACCACTATGAATGCCAGCCAGGCCTCCAGTGAAGAAAGCGTCGAGGTCGCCAACCAGGCGGGTGAGCGCCTGGTCAGCGTGACGCAGCGGATCGTCGAGATCGACGGCATGAACCAGTCCGTCGCCGCCGCTACCGAAGAGCAGACAGCCGTGGTGGAAACGCTCAACGTCGACATCAACCAGATCAACCTGCTGAATCAGCAGGGCGTGGCCAATCTCAATGAGACCCTGAAGGATTGCGATGCACTGTCGCAGCAGGCCAATCGATTGAAGCAACTGGTCGATAGTTTCAAGATCTGA
- a CDS encoding SRPBCC family protein, translating to MKPLQPDTLIRNPDGLPIVASVVVDCHASRLWNMVGNFSGFDVFIPDLTHIEMTGTGVGALRTKFFRDGNCVVEQLNSRDEQTMHMTWTTIYNTLGVARLWAAIGVEALGVECSRVTWTIIAQPMDEANAGFEQFVQDFANSALDNVRRLLG from the coding sequence ATGAAACCACTGCAACCCGATACGTTAATTCGCAACCCGGACGGCCTGCCGATAGTCGCGTCGGTCGTGGTCGACTGCCATGCCTCCCGTCTGTGGAACATGGTCGGGAATTTTTCAGGCTTCGATGTGTTCATTCCTGACCTGACGCATATCGAAATGACAGGCACAGGTGTAGGCGCCTTGCGTACAAAATTTTTCCGCGATGGCAACTGTGTGGTGGAGCAGCTCAATAGCCGGGACGAGCAGACCATGCATATGACCTGGACCACAATCTATAACACCTTGGGCGTGGCCAGGTTATGGGCGGCGATCGGCGTTGAAGCACTAGGAGTGGAGTGTTCCAGGGTGACATGGACGATTATTGCGCAGCCCATGGATGAGGCAAACGCAGGGTTTGAACAGTTTGTGCAGGACTTCGCCAACAGCGCCCTGGACAATGTCCGTCGGTTGCTTGGCTGA